Genomic segment of Drosophila ananassae strain 14024-0371.13 chromosome 2L, ASM1763931v2, whole genome shotgun sequence:
GTTAATGGCTTTGGAATGCAAAGTGATACGCTGATTGGATTGCTCTTGAAATGGATGGTGGATGGACAAATTAAATATGTACTATAGAATTCTAATTAGAGTAACTGAGAAGGTATCTTAATCTTACCTGTTTATAACCCACTTCTCGCATACTTTTCCCATCATGTGTTTAAACCAAGAACCATCAGATCACCACCAGGAAGTAGCCATTCGTCACCAAGCTAATTCTAAGGTATCCAAAGCATCCCACGGATTGTTGGCTCGGTGCTAATGTCTGACAACAATTGTCCACTTATCGTCTAGCTAATTTATTGTTGTGCTAACATTTGTCAAAGACATTTACCTGACAAACAAACTGCCGCTCCGATGTGGCTGTGATGGTGGTGGTCGTACCAACATAAATCCCTGAAAGGATTGGCCCCAAGCTTCATGGCAAAAATAATTCGCATTAAAGTGCTGCACAGCCGGCGATCAGTCACCTGAATGGATCATTGATATCCAACCAGTAGCTAACGATCACTCGGAACTGTCAGCGGGCAACTGGGGATTCTCACTCACCTTGTGGCGTTGTGGGACCATTAATGATTTGATTGCCCATTGACAATCCCAAAGCCATGGCTTGGGATCAGGTCTCCCCTCGAATACCTCGCCCAAGTCCAATCAATGCCAGCTTGACGGACTGCGCTCGTTAAACTTCTTCTGCGGGTGCGTTCGTTCAATTAGCCCATGTCGTAAAGTACAAATAACTATTGCGTACAAGTTCCTCGGAAACCACTGGCTCTCGCTTGGTTATAATCATAAGCTTCCATGCACTTGGAAAAATtatcataaaatattatttactttttcagaacttttttgaaatatataaaaaacaagagcGTACTTTAAAGGACATCTTTTATTTCAAAGAGGATTATGAAACCCCTAATCCATGCTAATTTTTTCTGCAAGTGCGGCTACCGTCTGGTCGGTAATTTAAGTTAAACAATCGTCAATGACAACGACAAGAGCGAAAACTAAAGTAAAGCAGCCAGCAATCAGTTGGGCCGACTGTCGGGCGGTCGGTTAGTCAATTTGACAGTCCGCCAGTCAGTCCATCAGTCAGTCCATCAGTCAGTCGTCAGTCAGTCACACGACGACGATTGCTACTTGGGCCTGATAATAAGCGTCGCGCCGGCGCAATAAATGCGTGCCGACAGAGTGCCCTCATCTGGTTGCTGCTTCTGTGCTTCGCcggatctgtatctgtgtcgGAGTGTATTTCTCCCCCAGTCCCCCAGTGTGTTTGTAATCGTAACCATATAAGCGTCTTAAATGGCAGGTGTGCACATCGCGTGGGAAACACACGACGCGTCGAGCGGTTCTCACGATATGAAAATCGAGCAAAACAAACCGAAGACCCCTCACAAGACCTGCGTGGTGACTGCCACTTTCTCGGGATCTGGGATTCGAATTGGATCTGGGATAGGGATTGGGGTTAACAGTAAGGGTTGCTCGGGGAGTGTTGCAATCAGACCTCCCTAATATTAGGCTACGATTTATGGGTTAGGATCTAGGGAGGAAGACTGAAAAAATCTACTTAATGTAATAAGATTATGCTCTATAAATGTTGAGAATTTaagtgtttaaatttttagaatatATTTGGCAGTATGTACTGTTTAactatattatttttggttttaaaagTAAGAGTGATCATTTTAGGGCTATGATCCTGGGCATGAGACTCTGAGATCCTTAGAACAAGAAGATTCTTGTTACCTTTGAAGGAGCCAGAGAGATCAATAAGCCACAACAGGACAATTACAATTTTACACAGTTTGATTTTCATTTGGTGGCCCAAACCGAATCAGTTTGTCGCAGACAATTGCCCCGGGTTCCTCGTACCACGTTCTCACGTCTTGGCCAGCATTTTACGGTTTAATTGCAGCTACAATAGGTCTCCAGGACATACACTCCTTGGCTAGACAATGAAatgagaaagaaaaaaaagaataacaaAGCAGGAGGACCCACGAAAAGCAGACTCAAAACGATTTCCTTTCCCACGCACGCACAGCAATAAGATTTCCAGATCTTTACAGTCCTCGCAGGTAGCAGGTCCTCCAGCCAGGACCTTCCGATTGCCGGGGCTGAGGTATAAAAGCCGGTACAGCAGTCGGATTCAGCATCATTCGAGCAGCATCCTGCAAACAGTACACATCTTCTCTCGTCCTCTGAGAAACAAACGAAACACAAACCCTACAAAAATGGCTCCACAGCAAAACAGCAACCAAACCGCCTTCGTCTCGAAGACCCAGCACTATCTGAAGGTGAAGAAGCCTCTTCTGGAGCGTCAGCGAAGGGCCCGCATGAACAAGTGCCTTGACACACTGAAGACACTTGTTGCCGAGTTCCAGGGCGACGACGCCATCCTGCGAATGGACAAGGCCGAGATGCTCGAGGCTGCCCTCGTCTTCATGCGCAAGGAGGTCGTCAAGCAGCAGGCGCCAGTCTCCCCGCTTCCCATGGATAGCTTCAAGAATGGCTACATGAACGCCGTCAGCGAGATCTCCCGAGTGATGGCCTGCACCCCGGCAATGAGTGTTGACGTTGGCAAAACAGTGATGACTCACCTCGGCGTCGAGTTCCAGCGCATGTTGCAGGCCGATCAGCACCAGCAACAGGCAACTCAATTGGAATCCGCCTCTCGCCCCCTCAGCCCCGCCTCCTCTGGCTATCACAGCGACACTGAGGAGTCTGAGGCCGCCGTCAGCCCCAAGCCAGCTCAGTCTTCCAGCATGTGGCGTCCCTGGTAATccttcatcatcatcatcatcagcatcAGCCAGCAATCATCAAATCCTGTCTTCCATCAACCATACAATCAACAACGAATCATGTCTTCCAATTGAATCGTTAACACTGTGATAACAGCTTTACCTAGTTTATAAGAAAACCCCAAGCTTTAATACTTTATTAAGATTTAAGAGTTAAGAAACATCTCAACAGCTTTaatagtattaaaaaaaactaaaaactcaAATATTTATCTTTTTATTGGGCAATGCTTTCAAATTAGGGATAAGAGATGGTATTATAGAAGGTgtattatggattttaaaataatcataatttaTGAAAATCTATTATTACCTCATATCTTACTATTTGGAAAATTTAGGGAAAAAATCACAACTGTACAGAACCACTGTTTTATAtttgttctttattttttacacaCAATTGTTGGTGTGATTTCAAAGTCTTTCAAAGTTTCAAAGTCAAATAAGAAATGTTATCGTTTACAAGGTCTTTGTTTCATAAAAAGGGGGTGAATGGATTAAATTTTGAAgctattaaaatataataaaaactgTGAAGACTTTTGGGGtttattgaattgtttttctGATATTCCAATACTGTCCAATTCAAAAGAATCCTCCAAAGGTCCAATTCATTAGAATAACATTCCATTTTATGGATGAAAGCCTAGAGATTTAGAGATCCCTCCCTCACCTGATGAACAATGATCCAAACAAGATCTTTGGTACCACCTTCCAGGCAGACGAAACTCTCTAGAGGCCAAGTCGGAGGTCCCTGAACTGTGAATCCAGGCATATCCTTGGTCAGGCGACGCCCCTGAGTGGCAtgccacaaaaaataatacaaaaaagtaaaactgGAACCTGTCTACGCCTCGATCGACAGTTTAACACTGCGGTGCACGTGTTGCTGGGTGTTATGTTATCGAATCTGCATACTGGCCGGGGCTCATATATcgtattgttttttgttttcatgg
This window contains:
- the LOC6501000 gene encoding enhancer of split m5 protein, producing MAPQQNSNQTAFVSKTQHYLKVKKPLLERQRRARMNKCLDTLKTLVAEFQGDDAILRMDKAEMLEAALVFMRKEVVKQQAPVSPLPMDSFKNGYMNAVSEISRVMACTPAMSVDVGKTVMTHLGVEFQRMLQADQHQQQATQLESASRPLSPASSGYHSDTEESEAAVSPKPAQSSSMWRPW